Below is a window of Thermocrinis sp. DNA.
AGTGCCGGCAGATGGAAGACTTTTGGAAGAGTCTGGTCTTTTGGTAGATGAGGCTATTCTGACGGGGGAATCTTTGCCCGTGGAGAAGTATTCCCATCTTGTGTTGGAAGAGGACACTCCCATATACGAAAGGCTAAACTGTGTATTTAAGGGAACGGTAGTGGTCAGAGGTAGAGCTAAGGCAGTGGTTTATGCAACCGGAAAAAATTCTCAAATGGGACTTTTGGCATCCAAGCTTGAAGAAAAGCCACCAGAGAGTCCGCTGACTGTTGCCATTGGGAGCTTTGCGAAGAAGTGGATGGTAGCTCTGATAGTGATAATTTCTCTGTTGGTCCTCGTAGGTATAGCTCAGGGTAGGGATTGGAAGTTTTTGGTCTTTTTCGGTATTGCTCAGTTGGTCTCTGCGGTCCCAGAGGGGCTCCCTATCGTAATTACCATAGCTTTGGTGGTAGGTGCTTTAAGATTGGTAAAGAACAAAGTTCTGGTCAGGCACCTTCCTGCTGTAGAAACCTTAGGAAGTGCTACCTTTATATGCTCAGACAAAACTGGCACCATAACTGAAGGAAGGCTTAGAGTAGAGGATTACTATTCTTTGGATGAAGAAGCTCTTATTTTCTGCGCCGCTTTGTGCAACGATTCAGATGGAAAGAAGGGAGATGCGGTAGACCTTGCCCTTTTGGAATGGTTGGACAGAATAGGTTTTAACTGGTTGGGTATTAGGCGAGTTTTTGAAAGAGTTTGGGAACATCCCTTTGACACCAGAAGAAGGCTTATGGCGGTGGTGGTAAGAAACGGTTCGCATTATGAGCTATACGTGAAGGGGGCCCTTGAAAGTCTGTCAGACATGACGGATAACGTAGCGCAAGATTTGATCAAAACACACGACCGCATGGCAGAAAACGGGCTTAAAGTCTTAGCCTTTGGTAAGGCTGTGCTGGACAGAGTACCAGACAGCATAGACTCTCTAAAGCTTGAAATCGTAGGACTGGTGGGCTTTTTGGATCCACCAAAAGAAGGGGTAAAGGAAGCAATAGAAAAGGCAAGAAGAGCAGGTATAAGGGTTATCATGATAACCGGAGATAATCTGCTGACTGCAAAAGCTGTGGCAAGCATGGTAGGTATATACAGAGATGGGGATTTAGCCATTGAAGGAAGGCAGATGGCTGAATATTCAGACGATGAGCTTTACGAGCTTTTAAAGAGGGTCAGCGTGGTGGCAAGAGCTCTGCCAGAGGACAAGTACAGGATAGTAAAGGTTTTACAGTCTAAGGGGGAGATAGTAGCAGTCACTGGGGATGGTGTGAATGATGCGCCAGCTCTCAGGGTGGCTAACCTGGGGGTGGCCATGGGCTCTGGTGCTCAAGTTTCAAAGGACGCTTCAGCCATGATAATAACAGACAACAACCTATCCGCTATCGTCCAAGCCATAATGCTTGGAAGGCAGATATCCACCAACATAGCCAAGGTTATAAGGTATCTTCTTTCTACCAACATGTTTGAGATCTTGTACAACAGTCTGGCCATACTTACGGGCAAGCCTTTGCCTCTTTATCCAACCCACATCCTTTGGATAAACTTAGTAACGGACGGCGTTCAGGACAAGGCCTATCCCTTTACAAAGCACGAAGACGATCCTTTTAAAGAAAAGCCCAAGAAGCCCCAGGAGGTTTTTTTGGGTAGAAGACAACTTTTTTATATCATCTACAACGGGACCATAATGGCCTTTGGACACTTCATCCTCTTTAGTTATCTTTTGGAAAAATACCCCTATCAGACTGCGCTCACCATAAGCTTTATTTCTGCAGTATTTTCCCAGTGGTCTGTGGGCATACAGGAGATAAGCAAGAAACCCTTCCTAATAAACCCAATAAGCTACGTAAAACTAAATCCTTACATATATCTCGGCATTTCCATAGGCATGTTCCTTCAGTTTTTAGCTATATTTGTATTTAGTGAGTTTTTCCAGATTATTGAACCAAACATACAACAGCTGGGCTATGCCCTTATTATGCCTGGTATAATATTTATTGCCGTAGAAACAAGAAAAATAGTAGAGTATCTACTTAGGAGAGTATCATGAAGCTTATAGCAGCTAATTGGAAGATGAACAAAACAACGCAGGAGACAAAGGATTATTTGGAAAAATTTTTGGGATTGGTGGAGGGGATAGATGGAGTGGATATCTTAATTTGCCCGCCCTTTACCTCTCTGTGCGTAGCTTGGGAGATACTAAAAGACAGTAAAGTCAAGCTTGGTGCCCAAAACTGCCACTATGAACAGAAGGGGGCTTTCACGGGAGAGATATCCTTAGACATGCTAAAGGACCTTGGAGTTTCTTATGTGATAGTGGGCCACTCGGAAAGGAGATGGATCTTTGGAGAAACAGACGAGCTTATAAACAAAAAGATAATAGCCTGCCTTGAAAAGGGTATAAGACCTATACTTTGCGTGGGGGAGAAGATAGAGGATAGGGAAGCGGGTTTGACTCTGAAAGTAATAGAAAGCCAGCTAAAGCTTGCCCTTTCTGGACTGGAGGACGTATCAGACAAAATAGACGTAGCCTACGAGCCCGTTTGGGCTATAGGTTCAGGAAATCCAGCCATGCCTGAGGATGCCCAGCTTGTTCATAGCTACATAAAGGAACTTTTAGGAAAGGTTAGAGTGCTTTATGGGGGTAGCGTAAATCCCAAGAATGCGTCAGACTTTCTCTGTATGCCAGACGTAGATGGGCTTTTGGTAGGTGGTGCAAGCTTAGACCCCCTATCCTTTGCTCAGATAGTAAAGGCTTCTTGCGCAGATAAAGCTTAACACTAAGAAGGGAACAAGCCCTATTAAAGGGTTCTTCCCAAACTCCTCCGCCGCTATCTTTACCGAGTTTAGACTGAAAATATAAATGGACCCGTAAATCAAAAGAAAGGTAGAGGGTTTTAAAAAGGCTCTCTCTCTAACCAAAGCCAACAGCATAGGGCTAAGTATTACTACGTTAGAAAAACTCACCACTAACCTTCTTAACAACTCCGCAAGGTAGAGCTCTCTGTTCATTCCTATTTTGCCTGCCAAGAAGTATAAGGAAATAAGGCGACCCATACTCAGATGATTTAACTTCTCCCCAAAAGCCTTGGCCTCTTCCAAAGGGATAAACTTTATGCTGACGTCTGCCTGCT
It encodes the following:
- a CDS encoding cation-transporting P-type ATPase; this encodes MHHKTPEEVFKELKTSPLGLSEEEAKKRLGIYGPNEIEEKKESLLGIFLRQYTNPLILVLIAAGILALFFGDWHDSAVVLGLVFINGIVGFYQEVKAKASIESLKLLTRQKVRVIREGIEKEIDASLLVPGDLILLSEGDVVPADGRLLEESGLLVDEAILTGESLPVEKYSHLVLEEDTPIYERLNCVFKGTVVVRGRAKAVVYATGKNSQMGLLASKLEEKPPESPLTVAIGSFAKKWMVALIVIISLLVLVGIAQGRDWKFLVFFGIAQLVSAVPEGLPIVITIALVVGALRLVKNKVLVRHLPAVETLGSATFICSDKTGTITEGRLRVEDYYSLDEEALIFCAALCNDSDGKKGDAVDLALLEWLDRIGFNWLGIRRVFERVWEHPFDTRRRLMAVVVRNGSHYELYVKGALESLSDMTDNVAQDLIKTHDRMAENGLKVLAFGKAVLDRVPDSIDSLKLEIVGLVGFLDPPKEGVKEAIEKARRAGIRVIMITGDNLLTAKAVASMVGIYRDGDLAIEGRQMAEYSDDELYELLKRVSVVARALPEDKYRIVKVLQSKGEIVAVTGDGVNDAPALRVANLGVAMGSGAQVSKDASAMIITDNNLSAIVQAIMLGRQISTNIAKVIRYLLSTNMFEILYNSLAILTGKPLPLYPTHILWINLVTDGVQDKAYPFTKHEDDPFKEKPKKPQEVFLGRRQLFYIIYNGTIMAFGHFILFSYLLEKYPYQTALTISFISAVFSQWSVGIQEISKKPFLINPISYVKLNPYIYLGISIGMFLQFLAIFVFSEFFQIIEPNIQQLGYALIMPGIIFIAVETRKIVEYLLRRVS
- the tpiA gene encoding triose-phosphate isomerase, with translation MKLIAANWKMNKTTQETKDYLEKFLGLVEGIDGVDILICPPFTSLCVAWEILKDSKVKLGAQNCHYEQKGAFTGEISLDMLKDLGVSYVIVGHSERRWIFGETDELINKKIIACLEKGIRPILCVGEKIEDREAGLTLKVIESQLKLALSGLEDVSDKIDVAYEPVWAIGSGNPAMPEDAQLVHSYIKELLGKVRVLYGGSVNPKNASDFLCMPDVDGLLVGGASLDPLSFAQIVKASCADKA